The following are encoded in a window of Halorarum salinum genomic DNA:
- a CDS encoding PAS domain-containing response regulator yields MSSQTPIRVLHVDDDPAFADLVAISLERADDRIEVVTAHDAAEGLERLAAADVECVVSDFDMPGTDGLAFLDSVREEHPSLPFILFTGKGSEEIASRAVSAGVTDYLQKRGGSEQYAVLANRVRNAVARHRAERQADRGFRALETAREGIGILDDDGHFTYVNEAYANVVGYEREELVGEHLELLYPPDGAEVVYEEILPTVPTTGRWTGETEYVCEDGERVLVDHALSICEDGSIICLVEGLAEPDERHGRIVRDDHLFDRIVDAFEDAVFVLDEGGDVHRTNEAAATVSGYDRAELEATRIYQLVHEADWGPLERAVETAFGTGEATLDVDLVTNDGVTVPHEFRLRRLDGEANGEAGVVVVGRDVGRSRCRVARAEGATDTPNRGG; encoded by the coding sequence ATGAGTTCCCAAACGCCGATCCGGGTCCTGCACGTCGACGACGACCCCGCGTTCGCCGACCTCGTCGCCATCTCCCTCGAACGGGCGGACGACCGAATCGAGGTCGTGACGGCCCACGACGCGGCCGAGGGCCTGGAACGGCTCGCCGCCGCCGACGTCGAGTGCGTCGTCAGCGACTTCGACATGCCCGGAACGGACGGCCTGGCGTTCCTCGACTCGGTCCGCGAGGAGCATCCCTCGCTCCCGTTCATCCTCTTCACGGGCAAGGGGAGCGAGGAGATCGCGAGCAGGGCCGTCTCGGCCGGCGTCACCGACTACCTCCAGAAGCGCGGCGGATCCGAGCAGTACGCCGTGCTCGCGAACCGCGTCCGGAACGCCGTCGCCCGCCACCGCGCCGAACGGCAGGCCGACCGGGGGTTCCGGGCGCTCGAGACGGCCCGCGAGGGGATCGGCATCCTCGACGATGACGGCCACTTCACGTACGTGAACGAGGCGTACGCGAACGTCGTGGGCTACGAGCGCGAGGAACTCGTGGGCGAACACTTGGAGCTGCTGTACCCCCCGGACGGGGCCGAGGTCGTGTACGAGGAGATCCTGCCGACCGTCCCCACGACCGGCAGGTGGACGGGCGAGACCGAGTACGTGTGCGAGGACGGCGAGCGGGTGCTCGTGGACCACGCGCTCTCGATCTGTGAGGACGGCAGCATCATCTGTCTCGTCGAGGGTCTCGCGGAACCGGACGAACGCCACGGGCGGATCGTCCGGGACGACCACCTCTTCGACCGGATCGTCGACGCGTTCGAGGACGCGGTGTTCGTGCTCGACGAGGGCGGCGACGTCCACCGGACGAACGAGGCGGCCGCGACGGTGTCCGGGTACGACCGCGCCGAACTGGAGGCGACGCGGATCTACCAGCTCGTGCACGAGGCGGACTGGGGGCCCCTCGAACGGGCCGTCGAGACGGCGTTCGGGACGGGGGAGGCGACGCTCGACGTCGATCTCGTCACGAACGACGGTGTGACCGTCCCCCACGAGTTCCGCCTGCGGCGACTGGACGGGGAGGCGAACGGCGAAGCGGGCGTGGTCGTGGTCGGCCGCGACGTGGGCAGGTCGCGGTGCCGGGTCGCACGCGCCGAGGGGGCGACGGACACCCCGAACCGCGGCGGGTGA
- the rnhB gene encoding ribonuclease HII produces MLGADEAGKGPVLGPMVAAAVRAPEAAIPDGVDDSKRLAPARREELDARLRGHPDVDVGLAVVTTSRIDDPGTDMNSLTVAGQAEALAAVAAEGDEAIVDAGDVSEARFARRVGEGVAGTEPGVDLAVAAEHGADESYPIVAAASVLAKVERDRLVAGIAEEYAAYGEVGSGYPSDPTTREFLRKYVREEGDLPDCARRSWATCADVLAAAEQSALGEF; encoded by the coding sequence ATGCTCGGCGCCGACGAGGCAGGCAAGGGGCCCGTGCTCGGCCCGATGGTCGCGGCCGCGGTCCGCGCGCCCGAGGCGGCCATTCCCGACGGCGTCGACGACTCGAAGCGACTCGCGCCCGCGCGCCGGGAGGAACTCGACGCCCGCCTCCGCGGGCACCCCGACGTCGACGTCGGCCTCGCGGTGGTGACGACCTCCCGCATCGACGACCCCGGGACCGACATGAACTCGCTCACGGTGGCCGGGCAGGCCGAGGCGCTCGCGGCGGTCGCGGCCGAGGGGGACGAGGCGATCGTCGACGCCGGCGACGTGAGCGAGGCGCGCTTCGCCCGTCGCGTCGGTGAGGGCGTCGCCGGGACGGAGCCAGGCGTCGACCTCGCCGTCGCCGCGGAACACGGCGCCGACGAGTCGTACCCGATCGTCGCGGCCGCCAGCGTCCTCGCGAAGGTGGAGCGCGACCGGCTGGTGGCCGGCATCGCCGAGGAGTACGCCGCGTACGGCGAGGTCGGCAGCGGCTACCCCTCGGACCCGACGACGCGGGAGTTCCTCCGGAAGTACGTGCGCGAGGAGGGCGACCTGCCGGACTGTGCCCGCCGCTCGTGGGCGACGTGCGCCGACGTGCTGGCGGCCGCCGAGCAGTCCGCGCTGGGGGAGTTCTGA
- a CDS encoding M28 family peptidase, whose translation MHLPDAVVGDAQTSAFAWDTLTDLVDVGNRMAGQEGERRGAEVVREAFAEAGLRDPHLEEFEIPGWWRGSSSLEIHEPHERVHDGQQDVLALPGSPSGGATGRVVDVGDGTYEEFEANADELEGAVALASSNTPEDADRWIHRMEKYVNAADRGAVAFLFRNHVEGSVPPTGEVGYHERPGPIPALGVSREAGARLARYAEEGCEVTVSVDCRNEPTTSRNVVADVDPRGPEGRGGADETVEAEEMVLLTAHVDAHDVSDGANDNGAGSALVAEVGRLLTDVHLDTRVRCITFGSEEIGLWGAYHAAETLDLDSVKCVVNLDGACSSRSLRVGSNGFESVEAVFEEVTDDMDAPLATDDTISPHGDQWAFVQEGVPAVMTSTVSESSGRGWGHTHADTLDKLDSRDLRDVAVLVAEAVARLASDDVETPRRSRASMAESIDDGYVQELKMGGRWPYDDPE comes from the coding sequence ATGCACCTGCCCGACGCCGTCGTCGGCGACGCACAGACCAGCGCGTTCGCGTGGGACACGCTCACCGACCTCGTCGACGTCGGCAACCGCATGGCCGGTCAGGAGGGCGAGCGGCGCGGCGCCGAGGTCGTCCGCGAGGCGTTCGCCGAGGCGGGTCTGCGCGACCCGCACCTCGAGGAGTTCGAGATCCCCGGCTGGTGGCGGGGCAGTTCGTCCCTCGAGATCCACGAACCGCACGAGCGGGTCCACGACGGCCAGCAGGACGTGCTCGCGCTGCCGGGCAGCCCCTCGGGCGGGGCGACCGGCCGCGTGGTGGACGTCGGCGACGGCACCTACGAGGAGTTCGAGGCGAACGCGGACGAGCTGGAGGGTGCGGTCGCGCTCGCCTCCTCGAACACCCCCGAGGACGCCGACCGCTGGATCCACCGGATGGAGAAGTACGTCAACGCCGCCGACCGCGGCGCCGTCGCGTTCCTGTTCCGCAACCACGTCGAGGGGTCGGTGCCCCCGACCGGCGAGGTGGGCTACCACGAGCGCCCCGGGCCGATCCCGGCGCTGGGCGTCTCCCGCGAGGCGGGCGCCCGCCTCGCCCGCTACGCGGAGGAGGGCTGCGAGGTGACCGTCTCGGTGGACTGCCGGAACGAGCCGACCACCTCGCGGAACGTCGTCGCGGACGTGGACCCGCGCGGTCCGGAGGGCCGCGGCGGAGCCGACGAGACCGTCGAAGCCGAGGAGATGGTCCTGCTCACAGCCCACGTCGACGCTCACGACGTGAGCGACGGCGCGAACGACAACGGCGCCGGCTCGGCCCTGGTCGCGGAGGTCGGGCGGCTGCTGACGGACGTACACCTGGACACGCGCGTGCGATGCATCACGTTCGGCTCCGAGGAGATCGGCCTCTGGGGCGCCTACCACGCCGCCGAGACGCTGGACCTCGACTCGGTGAAGTGCGTCGTGAACCTCGACGGCGCCTGCTCCAGCCGGTCGCTCCGGGTCGGCTCGAACGGCTTCGAGTCGGTGGAGGCCGTGTTCGAGGAGGTCACCGACGACATGGACGCCCCGCTCGCGACCGACGACACGATCTCCCCGCACGGCGACCAGTGGGCGTTCGTCCAGGAGGGCGTCCCGGCGGTGATGACCTCGACGGTCTCGGAGTCGTCGGGTCGCGGCTGGGGGCACACCCACGCCGACACGCTCGACAAACTCGACTCGCGGGACCTCCGCGACGTCGCCGTCCTCGTCGCGGAGGCCGTCGCCAGGCTCGCGAGCGACGACGTGGAGACGCCACGCCGGAGCCGCGCGTCGATGGCCGAGTCCATCGACGACGGGTACGTCCAGGAGCTGAAGATGGGCGGGCGCTGGCCGTACGACGATCCGGAGTAG
- a CDS encoding DUF2250 domain-containing protein translates to MPEPGTLTDTDRRVLGYLRESGADYPALVAGNTGAHIPLVERRISVLVDRGLVEAVSGETVYRITAAGEAAIDCPESDPQAGRSTLGLE, encoded by the coding sequence ATGCCGGAGCCCGGTACGCTGACCGACACGGACAGACGCGTCCTCGGCTACCTGCGGGAGTCCGGCGCCGACTACCCCGCGCTCGTCGCGGGCAATACCGGCGCCCACATCCCGCTCGTCGAGCGGCGCATCTCGGTGCTGGTCGACCGGGGGCTGGTGGAGGCCGTCTCGGGCGAGACCGTCTACCGGATCACAGCGGCCGGCGAGGCGGCCATCGACTGTCCCGAATCCGACCCGCAGGCGGGGCGCTCGACGCTTGGACTGGAGTGA
- the secF gene encoding protein translocase subunit SecF, which translates to MARFEVPEVDYTRYTNRQLAAVPLAVLVAALLVIGGFYAATGAPVNPGVEFTGGTELRVAVDGENPDAQIQSAFSAEPNSIQHVQGSDVVIVTFKEADASTDELETQAEQAGFDVRSVSSISPSFGADTQGLALVGIVVAFAGMAALVFAMFRTFVPSIAVVISAFSDIVIPLALMNLFGIELTLGTVAALLMLIGYSVDSDILLNDHVLRRSGGFYESTHRAMRTGVTMTLTSLAAMAVMAITATLFGIGLLSSIGTILVFGLAADLMNTYMLNLSLLRWYKYEGVAR; encoded by the coding sequence ATGGCTCGATTCGAGGTACCGGAGGTCGATTACACCCGGTACACGAACCGACAACTCGCGGCGGTTCCCCTCGCCGTGCTCGTGGCGGCCCTCCTCGTCATCGGCGGGTTCTACGCGGCGACCGGCGCGCCGGTGAACCCGGGGGTGGAGTTCACGGGCGGGACGGAGCTCCGCGTCGCCGTCGACGGGGAGAACCCCGACGCACAGATCCAGTCTGCCTTCTCCGCGGAACCGAACAGCATCCAGCACGTCCAGGGGAGCGACGTGGTCATCGTGACGTTCAAGGAGGCCGACGCCTCCACCGACGAACTCGAGACGCAGGCCGAGCAAGCGGGCTTCGACGTCCGATCCGTGAGCTCCATCTCCCCGAGCTTCGGCGCGGACACCCAGGGGCTCGCGCTCGTCGGCATCGTCGTCGCGTTCGCCGGCATGGCGGCGCTCGTGTTCGCCATGTTCCGGACGTTCGTCCCGAGCATCGCCGTGGTGATCTCGGCGTTCTCGGACATCGTCATCCCGCTCGCGCTGATGAACCTGTTCGGCATCGAACTCACGCTCGGGACGGTCGCGGCGCTCCTGATGCTCATCGGCTACTCCGTCGACTCGGACATCCTGCTGAACGACCACGTCCTGCGCCGCTCGGGCGGCTTCTACGAGTCGACCCACCGGGCGATGCGGACCGGCGTGACGATGACGCTCACCTCGCTGGCCGCGATGGCCGTGATGGCGATCACCGCGACGCTGTTCGGCATCGGCCTGCTCTCGAGCATCGGCACCATCCTCGTGTTCGGGCTGGCCGCCGACCTGATGAACACCTACATGCTGAACCTCAGCCTGCTCCGCTGGTACAAGTACGAGGGGGTGGCGCGATGA
- a CDS encoding DUF5812 family protein → MTDRDLDVDALERALAGQATDAAPTGDSDEKDGTFLVTHAEADSAVLRDVDSGQVHALSSNPGLEAGEAVEGTLAPDPPMNVSWQVVEVGERHELSLSESDEPATGHALEVAAEQDVGELTRVERAGTGELHVVSVPEGETEDAVTDVLEDRDATLARAARLGVRRVEVRSAPGVVVVRYLP, encoded by the coding sequence ATGACCGACCGCGACCTCGACGTCGACGCGCTCGAACGCGCGCTCGCGGGCCAGGCGACCGACGCCGCGCCGACGGGCGACTCCGACGAGAAGGACGGGACGTTCCTCGTCACCCACGCCGAGGCGGACTCGGCGGTGTTGCGCGACGTCGACTCAGGGCAGGTACACGCGCTCTCCTCGAACCCGGGCCTCGAGGCCGGAGAGGCCGTCGAGGGGACGCTCGCGCCCGACCCGCCGATGAACGTCTCCTGGCAGGTCGTCGAGGTGGGCGAGCGTCACGAACTCTCGCTCTCCGAGAGCGACGAACCGGCGACCGGACACGCCCTCGAGGTCGCCGCCGAGCAGGACGTCGGCGAACTCACGCGCGTCGAACGCGCCGGGACGGGCGAACTCCACGTCGTCTCCGTCCCCGAGGGGGAGACCGAGGACGCCGTCACGGACGTGCTGGAGGACCGGGACGCGACGCTCGCCCGCGCGGCCCGACTCGGCGTCCGCCGCGTCGAGGTCAGATCCGCCCCCGGCGTCGTCGTGGTGCGGTACCTTCCGTAG
- a CDS encoding tRNA pseudouridine(54/55) synthase Pus10 yields the protein MDVLPSARALLATGPLCDNCLGRPFADRSFGLGNGERGRGLRVAAALADDEDFDPGDPHDCWVCEGATARFDEWAERAVEAVEGVEFDTYQVGTRVPPLVEENEVLLREDAGLEPDAGEPLRKEYNREVGKRFGRLTGAEVEFGRPDVQFLLDLDENRVEATVNSAFVYGRYRKLERDIPQTEWPCSDCRGSGRDGADPCPTCDGTGYLYPESVQQLTAPVVEDVMDGVDSVFHGAGREDVDALMLGTGRPFVIEVEEPRRRDVDVERLEADINAFADGKVEVEGLRLCTHGMVERVKRLDASKRYRAEVEFGGDVTAADLTEAVGALEGTTVEQYTPNRVDHRRAAKTRTRTVHDVEGELADPRHAAVEVHGEGGLYIKELISGDEGRTEPSLAGLLGVSATVTALDVLAVEGEDEPFEDEAFFLD from the coding sequence ATGGACGTTCTCCCGTCGGCCCGCGCCCTGCTCGCGACCGGGCCGCTCTGTGACAACTGCCTCGGGCGCCCCTTCGCCGACCGTTCGTTCGGCCTCGGCAACGGCGAGCGGGGCCGCGGGCTCCGGGTCGCGGCCGCGCTGGCGGACGACGAGGACTTCGACCCCGGCGACCCCCACGACTGCTGGGTGTGCGAGGGCGCGACCGCCCGGTTCGACGAGTGGGCCGAGCGCGCCGTCGAGGCCGTCGAGGGGGTCGAGTTCGACACCTACCAGGTCGGCACGCGCGTGCCGCCGCTCGTCGAGGAGAACGAGGTCCTGCTCCGGGAGGACGCCGGACTCGAACCGGACGCGGGCGAGCCGCTGCGCAAGGAGTACAACCGCGAGGTCGGCAAGCGGTTCGGGCGACTGACCGGCGCGGAGGTGGAGTTCGGCCGCCCGGACGTGCAGTTCCTGCTCGACCTCGACGAGAACCGCGTCGAGGCGACGGTCAACTCGGCGTTCGTCTACGGTCGCTACCGGAAGCTGGAGCGGGACATCCCCCAGACCGAGTGGCCCTGCTCGGACTGCCGGGGATCGGGTCGCGACGGCGCGGACCCGTGCCCCACGTGCGACGGGACGGGCTACCTCTACCCCGAGAGCGTCCAGCAACTCACCGCGCCGGTCGTGGAGGACGTCATGGACGGCGTGGACTCGGTCTTCCACGGCGCCGGCCGCGAGGACGTGGACGCGCTGATGCTCGGCACCGGCCGCCCGTTCGTGATCGAGGTGGAGGAGCCCCGGCGCCGCGACGTCGACGTCGAACGGCTGGAGGCCGACATCAACGCCTTCGCCGACGGGAAGGTCGAGGTCGAGGGGCTCAGGCTCTGCACTCACGGGATGGTCGAGCGCGTGAAGCGACTCGACGCGAGCAAGCGCTACCGGGCCGAGGTGGAGTTCGGCGGGGACGTGACCGCCGCCGACCTGACCGAAGCCGTCGGGGCGCTGGAGGGCACGACCGTCGAACAGTACACCCCGAACCGGGTGGACCACCGCCGGGCCGCCAAGACGCGCACCCGGACCGTCCACGACGTCGAGGGCGAACTGGCCGACCCCCGGCACGCCGCCGTCGAGGTCCACGGCGAGGGCGGGCTCTACATCAAGGAGCTGATCTCGGGCGACGAGGGGCGGACGGAGCCGAGCCTCGCGGGCCTGCTCGGCGTCTCGGCGACGGTGACGGCGCTGGACGTGCTGGCCGTCGAGGGCGAGGACGAGCCGTTCGAGGACGAGGCGTTCTTCCTGGACTGA
- a CDS encoding preprotein translocase subunit SecD encodes MSVLDSLRDNWRVALLVVVLVLSATFLFAPGFGDQGPAAADTATNLKYGLDLSGGTRVRAPVDGITATEVEFGDESLSNVELTVARNLDGTDSSDVIARQTGPTTGTVEVVDRNVTREQLSGALDEAGYAHGDVNDGVTDATLEETVRVLESKINEAGLSGGSVTTTTTTTGEDFILVQVPNQDRSEVLDLVTSRGSVSVVAYHPTENESDGYTNTTVIRQEDFQRIGGAQQGDQGPGPHVQVAVKDSEANRVQQTFVETGVAGEGGTTCTYESDPGSTQPCILVVRDGAVVSSFGMDGDLAGSMRSGEWAENPTFILVTGNFSDAQQVAVDLRAGALPAPLAVDQGTTTSITAAQGETFRTDSLIIGVIAVLTVSVVVFFRYGDPQVAAPMVVTALSEVVALLGFAALIQYPLDLAVIAGFIAVIGTGVDDLVIIADEVMSEGDVNSRRVFQSRFRKAFWVIGAAAATTIVAMSPLAVLSLGDLQGFAIFTILGVLVGVLITRPAYGDILRALMTDR; translated from the coding sequence ATGAGCGTGCTCGACTCCCTGCGGGACAACTGGCGGGTCGCCCTGCTGGTCGTCGTGCTCGTGCTCTCTGCGACGTTCCTCTTCGCGCCCGGCTTCGGCGATCAGGGCCCCGCCGCGGCGGACACGGCGACGAACCTGAAGTACGGCCTCGACCTCTCGGGCGGCACGCGCGTCCGCGCGCCGGTCGACGGCATCACCGCGACGGAGGTGGAGTTCGGCGACGAGAGCCTCTCGAACGTCGAACTCACGGTCGCGCGGAACCTGGATGGCACCGACTCCAGCGACGTGATCGCCCGGCAGACGGGCCCGACGACCGGCACCGTCGAGGTCGTCGACCGGAACGTCACCCGGGAGCAACTGTCGGGGGCGCTCGACGAGGCCGGCTACGCGCACGGCGACGTGAACGACGGCGTCACCGACGCGACGCTGGAGGAGACGGTCCGCGTGCTCGAATCGAAGATCAACGAGGCCGGGCTCTCGGGCGGGAGCGTCACCACGACGACGACCACCACCGGCGAGGACTTCATCCTCGTGCAGGTGCCCAACCAGGACCGCTCGGAGGTGCTCGACCTCGTCACCTCCCGCGGGAGCGTGAGCGTCGTCGCCTACCACCCGACCGAGAACGAGTCGGACGGGTACACGAACACGACGGTCATCCGCCAGGAGGACTTCCAGCGCATCGGCGGCGCTCAGCAGGGTGACCAGGGTCCCGGCCCACACGTCCAGGTGGCCGTAAAGGACAGCGAGGCCAACCGCGTCCAGCAGACGTTCGTGGAGACCGGCGTCGCGGGGGAGGGCGGCACCACCTGCACGTACGAGTCCGACCCGGGGAGCACCCAGCCGTGCATCCTCGTCGTCCGCGACGGGGCCGTCGTCTCCTCGTTCGGGATGGACGGGGACCTCGCGGGGTCGATGCGGAGCGGCGAGTGGGCCGAGAACCCGACGTTCATCCTCGTGACGGGGAACTTCTCGGACGCCCAGCAGGTCGCGGTCGACCTCCGCGCGGGGGCGCTCCCGGCGCCGCTCGCGGTGGACCAGGGGACGACCACCTCCATCACCGCCGCGCAGGGTGAGACGTTCCGGACCGACTCGCTCATCATCGGCGTCATCGCCGTTCTCACCGTGAGCGTGGTCGTGTTCTTCCGGTACGGCGACCCGCAGGTCGCCGCGCCGATGGTCGTCACCGCGCTCTCGGAGGTCGTCGCGCTGCTCGGGTTCGCGGCGCTCATCCAGTACCCGCTGGATCTCGCGGTCATCGCGGGCTTCATCGCGGTCATCGGGACCGGGGTCGACGACCTCGTCATCATCGCCGACGAGGTGATGAGCGAGGGCGACGTGAACTCCCGGCGGGTGTTCCAGTCGCGCTTCCGCAAGGCGTTCTGGGTCATCGGCGCGGCCGCCGCGACGACCATCGTCGCGATGTCGCCGCTCGCGGTGCTCTCGCTCGGGGACCTCCAGGGCTTCGCCATCTTCACCATCCTCGGCGTGCTCGTCGGCGTGCTCATCACCCGCCCGGCCTACGGCGACATCCTCCGGGCGCTGATGACGGACCGCTGA
- a CDS encoding DUF7344 domain-containing protein: protein MVSHGDEVLGLLADAGYRAILTVLWEAEGPLHATELADRLVTGEAPLLDASEYERETERTLVSLHHHRLPKLADAGLVEYDRDERTVDVCGYPDVEAEWFDCGMVDEALARFRPGRRSDEEGVGVLEGREDVYRYARRLADEAEEELFLIYASDDLLDQGCLPQARNAIERGVRFCVGSGDPAVREFFRANLPGATVWEPQLDWANDPSAYPRVDRLVFADREAIVLGLLDGADADGEPAAAPVGETATASDDGPTAGTDGERTETAMVGRGESNPLVTFARELLGPRLDHLDHQSEGFRDELRGRS from the coding sequence ATGGTATCGCACGGGGACGAAGTTCTGGGGCTCCTCGCCGACGCGGGGTACCGGGCGATCCTGACGGTCCTGTGGGAGGCGGAGGGACCGCTCCACGCGACCGAACTGGCGGACCGGCTCGTGACGGGCGAGGCCCCACTGCTCGACGCGTCCGAGTACGAACGGGAGACCGAACGCACGCTCGTCTCGCTGCACCACCATCGCCTGCCGAAGCTCGCGGACGCCGGCCTGGTGGAGTACGACCGCGACGAGCGGACCGTCGACGTGTGCGGCTACCCGGACGTCGAGGCCGAGTGGTTCGACTGCGGGATGGTGGACGAGGCGCTGGCCCGGTTCCGGCCCGGCCGTCGATCCGACGAGGAGGGGGTCGGAGTCCTCGAGGGGAGGGAGGACGTGTATCGGTACGCCCGACGGCTCGCCGACGAGGCCGAGGAGGAACTGTTCCTCATCTACGCCTCCGACGACCTGCTCGACCAGGGCTGTCTCCCGCAGGCGAGAAACGCCATCGAGCGAGGGGTTCGGTTCTGCGTCGGCTCCGGCGACCCGGCCGTCCGCGAGTTCTTCCGTGCGAACCTCCCCGGGGCGACCGTCTGGGAGCCGCAACTCGACTGGGCGAACGACCCCTCGGCGTACCCGCGGGTCGACCGGCTCGTCTTCGCGGACCGGGAGGCCATCGTCCTCGGACTCCTGGATGGGGCGGACGCCGACGGCGAACCCGCGGCGGCCCCGGTCGGGGAGACCGCGACGGCCTCCGACGACGGGCCGACGGCCGGGACCGACGGCGAACGGACGGAGACGGCGATGGTCGGTCGCGGCGAGTCGAACCCGCTCGTCACGTTCGCCCGCGAACTGCTGGGACCGCGGCTCGACCACCTCGACCACCAGAGCGAGGGGTTCCGGGACGAACTCCGGGGCCGGTCGTAA
- a CDS encoding amidohydrolase family protein: MSDALVVRGGTVHTQTERGTIEGDVLVEDGVIAAVGDVEAPDGTEVIDAEGMEVTPGLVDAHSHAGMAEWGEPEDGDFNEGTSATTPHVNALDGFHPRDEELKHAFRNGVTTVSSRMGSGNVIGGIICSMKTYGRTADGMLVREDGMKAAMGENPKRFHGEREGRQPSTRPGVAATLRESLMEAEDYLARREHAEAEGEPFERDLGMENLSRVLTGDLPLRVHAHRADDIVTVFRIADEFGVEELSIEHATEGHAVADEFVERDVPAIVGPSLSSASKYELRNITFETPAILHEEGVTVAIQTDAPVLPQKHLDVCVGLAVRAGLPEEVALDVVTTNPAEILGIEDRVGSLAEDTDADLVVWDGPFHRFETRSRHVVVEGRHVFDREADSVDPREAYEW; the protein is encoded by the coding sequence ATGAGTGACGCGCTCGTGGTGCGGGGCGGCACCGTCCACACGCAGACCGAACGGGGGACGATCGAGGGGGACGTGCTCGTCGAGGACGGCGTGATCGCCGCCGTCGGCGACGTCGAGGCGCCCGACGGCACAGAGGTGATCGACGCCGAGGGGATGGAGGTCACGCCGGGGCTCGTCGACGCCCACAGCCACGCCGGGATGGCCGAGTGGGGCGAACCCGAGGACGGCGACTTCAACGAGGGGACCAGCGCGACGACGCCCCACGTGAACGCGCTCGACGGGTTCCACCCGCGCGACGAGGAACTGAAGCACGCGTTCCGGAACGGCGTGACGACCGTCTCCTCGCGGATGGGCTCCGGCAACGTCATCGGGGGAATCATCTGCTCGATGAAGACGTACGGGCGCACCGCCGACGGGATGCTCGTCCGCGAGGACGGCATGAAGGCCGCGATGGGCGAGAACCCCAAGCGCTTCCACGGCGAGCGGGAGGGGCGCCAGCCCTCGACCCGTCCCGGCGTCGCCGCCACCCTCCGCGAGTCGCTCATGGAGGCGGAGGACTACCTCGCCCGGAGGGAGCACGCCGAGGCCGAGGGCGAACCGTTCGAGCGCGACCTCGGGATGGAGAACCTCTCGCGCGTGCTCACGGGCGACCTGCCCCTGCGCGTGCACGCCCACCGCGCGGACGACATCGTGACGGTGTTCCGCATCGCCGACGAGTTCGGCGTCGAGGAGCTCTCCATCGAGCACGCGACCGAGGGCCACGCCGTCGCCGACGAGTTCGTCGAGCGCGACGTCCCGGCGATCGTCGGCCCGTCGCTCTCGTCGGCCTCGAAGTACGAACTCCGGAACATCACCTTCGAGACGCCCGCCATCCTCCACGAGGAGGGCGTGACCGTCGCCATCCAGACCGACGCGCCCGTTCTCCCGCAAAAGCACCTCGACGTCTGCGTCGGCCTCGCGGTCCGGGCGGGGCTCCCCGAGGAGGTCGCGCTGGACGTGGTGACGACGAACCCCGCCGAGATCCTCGGCATCGAGGACCGCGTCGGCTCGCTCGCGGAGGACACCGACGCCGACCTGGTCGTCTGGGACGGCCCGTTCCACCGCTTCGAGACGCGGAGCCGGCACGTCGTCGTCGAGGGCCGGCACGTGTTCGACCGGGAGGCCGACAGCGTCGACCCGCGCGAGGCGTACGAGTGGTAG